A region from the Dehalogenimonas sp. THU2 genome encodes:
- a CDS encoding Com family DNA-binding transcriptional regulator, translated as MADITGVLIDEPAPNTRRTILSSQTPPVFKSNGQINVLCGNCKTVLCEGLADEKIENIVIRCPHCRGLNNVTI; from the coding sequence GGGGTACTCATCGACGAACCGGCGCCGAATACGCGGCGAACAATTTTAAGCTCCCAGACCCCGCCGGTATTCAAAAGCAACGGCCAGATCAACGTGCTTTGCGGCAACTGTAAAACAGTCTTATGCGAAGGTTTGGCTGACGAGAAAATCGAGAATATCGTGATAAGGTGCCCGCATTGCCGTGGTTTGAACAATGTGACGATCTGA
- a CDS encoding lmo0937 family membrane protein, with the protein MLLTIAIILVILWALGLFAFSLGALVNIALALALILIIVWLIKKIGRV; encoded by the coding sequence ATGTTACTGACTATCGCCATCATCCTGGTTATCCTGTGGGCCCTGGGTCTCTTCGCCTTCAGCCTGGGGGCGCTGGTCAATATCGCCCTGGCTCTAGCCCTGATACTGATAATCGTCTGGTTGATAAAGAAGATTGGGAGAGTCTGA
- a CDS encoding DUF2177 family protein, with the protein MSFIKIALLYVITLVIFLGIDFLWLAVISKNFYREHLGNLLKDSFNLAPALIFYFIYIVGLMVFVIIPAIDADSLLRAAGLGVLFGLVAYATYDLSNLATLKGWPMTVVVADLLWGMFISGIVSVAGFMAGRAIS; encoded by the coding sequence ATGAGTTTTATAAAAATCGCCCTGCTTTACGTCATCACTTTGGTGATCTTCCTGGGAATCGATTTCCTCTGGCTGGCGGTGATCTCCAAAAACTTCTACCGGGAACACCTGGGCAACCTGCTCAAGGATTCCTTCAACCTGGCCCCTGCGCTGATCTTCTACTTCATCTATATCGTGGGTTTGATGGTATTTGTGATCATTCCGGCTATCGATGCCGATTCTTTACTCCGGGCCGCCGGCCTCGGCGTTCTTTTCGGTCTGGTCGCCTATGCCACCTATGATTTGAGCAATCTGGCCACCTTGAAGGGCTGGCCGATGACCGTCGTTGTCGCTGACCTGCTGTGGGGTATGTTCATCAGTGGCATCGTATCTGTAGCGGGTTTCATGGCCGGACGCGCCATTAGCTGA
- a CDS encoding DUF1295 domain-containing protein: MDIANALILSGVIIFLYMTAMFTVAVQRRDNSVADIAWGPGFILVAGAAFIVAEDYLVRQALVLGTVTVWGLRLASRIYRRNRGKGEDPRYQQWREEWGSSWMLRSYLQVFLLQGFFMWLISLPVVVIMAVSSDSLGWPDLLGGLVWLMGFLFEAVADRQLDNFLSDETNRGKILQSGLWRYSRHPNYFGEVFQWWGIFLIALSIPGAWWTIAGPLTITWLILFVSGVPLLEKSMRRNPEFREYASRTSVFIPLPPKQ, translated from the coding sequence ATGGATATCGCTAACGCCCTCATACTCTCCGGCGTGATCATCTTCCTTTACATGACCGCCATGTTCACCGTAGCGGTTCAGCGTCGGGACAATTCGGTCGCCGACATCGCCTGGGGCCCCGGTTTTATACTAGTCGCCGGCGCCGCGTTCATCGTCGCCGAAGATTACCTGGTCAGGCAGGCTTTGGTGTTGGGCACGGTAACAGTTTGGGGTCTCCGGCTGGCATCACGCATCTACCGGCGCAACCGCGGCAAAGGAGAGGATCCCAGATATCAGCAATGGCGCGAGGAATGGGGTTCCAGCTGGATGTTGAGAAGCTATCTTCAGGTATTCCTTCTCCAGGGCTTTTTCATGTGGCTGATATCCCTGCCTGTCGTCGTTATCATGGCTGTCTCATCAGACTCGCTGGGATGGCCGGACCTCTTGGGCGGCCTGGTGTGGCTCATGGGTTTCCTTTTTGAAGCGGTCGCTGACCGGCAGCTGGACAATTTCTTGAGTGACGAGACCAACCGGGGCAAGATCTTACAAAGCGGACTTTGGCGTTATTCCAGGCACCCCAACTACTTCGGTGAAGTGTTCCAGTGGTGGGGCATCTTCCTTATCGCCCTAAGTATCCCGGGCGCCTGGTGGACCATCGCCGGCCCGCTCACCATCACATGGCTGATTCTGTTCGTCTCCGGAGTTCCGCTCCTGGAAAAATCCATGCGCCGGAACCCGGAGTTTCGGGAGTATGCCAGCCGTACCAGCGTATTTATACCCTTGCCGCCCAAGCAATAA
- a CDS encoding DegV family protein: MPVKVITDSTSDIPEALADELDIAVVPIYVRFGQETFRDGLDISPGQLYSRLTTTEAHPATSQPNPEDFITVFRKHSGDAEGIVSIHISSKISGTFNSASMARKSLDSSFPIVVIDSKFNSAGLGLVVRSAARKAKAGGSFAEVVAEAERAIAETKMFGLFKTMKYLARSGRVNKTIAAASHFLNVMPLLTFHDGEITRAGLVRSLSRGIDRIIDFVRHNLPVTELSIVHSQVPDEAARLKQRLTEFIEDKLITVSEMGAGLGVHGGPGVLLVAVRTGGSQE; this comes from the coding sequence ATGCCGGTAAAAGTGATCACCGACAGCACCTCGGATATCCCAGAGGCGCTCGCCGATGAACTGGACATCGCCGTTGTCCCGATTTACGTACGCTTCGGTCAGGAAACTTTCCGCGACGGTCTCGATATCAGCCCAGGCCAGCTTTATTCCCGGCTGACCACCACCGAGGCGCACCCTGCTACCTCCCAGCCCAATCCGGAAGACTTCATCACGGTTTTCCGAAAACACTCCGGAGACGCCGAAGGCATCGTCTCGATCCATATCTCCTCGAAGATCAGCGGCACCTTCAACTCAGCGTCCATGGCCCGCAAATCGCTTGACAGTAGTTTCCCCATCGTAGTTATCGATTCCAAATTCAACTCCGCCGGGTTAGGCCTGGTCGTGCGGTCCGCCGCCCGCAAGGCTAAGGCAGGAGGTTCCTTCGCTGAAGTTGTCGCAGAGGCCGAGCGGGCGATAGCAGAAACGAAGATGTTCGGCCTATTCAAAACCATGAAGTATCTGGCTCGCAGCGGGCGGGTCAATAAAACCATTGCTGCCGCTTCGCATTTTCTTAACGTTATGCCCCTGCTCACCTTCCATGACGGAGAGATCACCCGGGCCGGCCTCGTACGCAGTCTCAGCCGCGGCATAGACCGAATCATCGATTTCGTCAGGCATAATCTCCCGGTTACCGAACTGTCCATCGTTCACAGTCAGGTTCCTGATGAAGCTGCCCGATTGAAACAACGGTTGACCGAGTTCATCGAAGATAAGCTGATAACGGTCTCGGAAATGGGCGCCGGGCTTGGGGTTCACGGTGGTCCGGGTGTCCTGCTGGTGGCTGTCAGGACCGGCGGCAGTCAGGAATGA
- the heR gene encoding heliorhodopsin HeR: MTVDLSAEQRIDRLRRWNIVVGLILATQAIAIAILTNDFALPVTATFMSGPPGTAPELHRLFDILTGWGVFTFLAISSGALLLMASPWVFPWYKRNLLQNRNYGRWIEYFFSSSIMIVLIAQITGISDIAALLAIFGVNAAMILFGLLQEKYEQPGRPGLLPFWFGSFAGIIPWLAIVIYVWAPGLAASPPGFVYGIIISLFVFFNCFAVNMILQYRKIGPWRDYLHGEKVYILLSLTAKALLAWQVFFPVLLPA, from the coding sequence ATGACCGTTGATTTATCCGCCGAACAAAGAATTGACCGGTTGCGCCGTTGGAACATCGTGGTCGGGCTAATCCTCGCGACGCAGGCGATTGCCATTGCCATCCTTACCAACGACTTCGCTCTACCGGTGACCGCCACCTTCATGAGCGGTCCCCCTGGCACGGCTCCTGAGCTTCACCGCCTGTTCGATATCCTCACAGGCTGGGGTGTTTTCACTTTTCTGGCTATCTCGTCCGGCGCCCTACTGCTCATGGCTTCGCCCTGGGTCTTCCCCTGGTACAAACGCAACCTCCTCCAAAACCGTAACTACGGCCGATGGATAGAGTACTTCTTCAGCTCTTCCATCATGATCGTCCTCATAGCCCAGATCACCGGCATCAGCGATATCGCCGCCCTGCTGGCCATTTTCGGCGTCAATGCCGCTATGATCCTTTTCGGTCTGTTACAAGAAAAATATGAGCAACCAGGCAGGCCGGGGTTGCTGCCCTTCTGGTTCGGCAGCTTTGCGGGCATCATCCCCTGGCTGGCTATCGTCATCTATGTCTGGGCGCCCGGTCTCGCCGCCTCGCCGCCTGGATTCGTATACGGTATCATCATTTCCCTGTTCGTCTTCTTCAACTGCTTCGCCGTCAACATGATCCTCCAGTACCGGAAAATCGGTCCCTGGCGCGATTACCTGCACGGCGAAAAAGTGTATATCCTCCTGAGCCTCACGGCCAAAGCCCTCCTGGCCTGGCAGGTATTCTTCCCGGTATTGCTCCCAGCCTAG
- a CDS encoding amidohydrolase family protein, whose translation MIIDFHTHVFSPTLIARRREYADADPCFGMLYCDTKAKLRTADELIAEMDSSGVNKAVIQNIGWTSNERCVETNDYLLEAAQQYPERLIPFICVQPLAGDAAIEEIRRCAAAGARGVGELRPDVQGFDLADQAVMTPLVKTLMANNLVLSCHADEPVGHRYPGKGAVTPQVLLPFIERYPRLKLVLAHWGGGLPFYALMPEVKEALQNTWFDSAATPFLYRPDVYERAADLVGEYKILFGSDWPLLGQRRCLDELKTLSLSTHTLKAMLGGNAITLLGNIDD comes from the coding sequence ATGATAATCGATTTTCATACTCATGTCTTTTCCCCGACGCTGATCGCCCGGCGGCGGGAATACGCCGATGCCGACCCGTGTTTCGGTATGCTCTACTGCGACACCAAGGCGAAGCTGCGGACGGCGGACGAACTCATCGCAGAGATGGACTCAAGCGGCGTCAATAAGGCCGTCATCCAGAACATCGGCTGGACTTCAAATGAACGCTGCGTGGAGACCAACGATTACCTGCTGGAAGCAGCGCAACAATACCCCGAGCGCCTCATCCCCTTCATCTGCGTGCAGCCGCTGGCGGGTGACGCAGCCATCGAGGAGATCCGGCGCTGCGCCGCGGCGGGGGCGCGGGGCGTGGGGGAACTGCGGCCGGACGTCCAGGGGTTCGACCTCGCCGACCAGGCGGTCATGACCCCCCTGGTCAAAACTCTTATGGCTAACAACCTGGTGCTCTCGTGTCACGCCGACGAGCCAGTGGGGCACCGTTACCCCGGCAAGGGTGCGGTGACGCCGCAAGTCCTTTTGCCTTTTATCGAACGATACCCCAGGCTGAAGCTGGTGCTGGCCCATTGGGGCGGCGGGTTGCCGTTCTACGCCCTCATGCCCGAGGTGAAAGAAGCCTTGCAGAACACCTGGTTTGACAGCGCGGCTACCCCCTTTTTGTATCGGCCGGACGTCTATGAACGGGCGGCGGATCTGGTGGGGGAGTATAAGATACTCTTCGGCTCCGACTGGCCGCTCTTAGGCCAGCGGCGGTGCCTGGATGAACTGAAGACGCTTAGCCTATCCACGCATACCCTGAAAGCCATGCTGGGCGGCAATGCGATAACTCTGCTGGGCAACATCGATGACTGA
- the thpR gene encoding RNA 2',3'-cyclic phosphodiesterase: MTDEQPIRAFIAVELPEAVKREIGALQKKLAVEPAGGIKWVAPGSVHLTLKFLGWVVPERIDEVKNTIARAVEGIAPFELGMAGVGAFPNLKRLNVVWCGLTGDLESLEQVQKAVEEQVSPLGFPTEKRAFSPHLTLARLREDVSPEARSALAEKLAAIKYEPGLAIPVASVSLMQSRLLPDGAVYTRLGEFPLTRDTG, from the coding sequence ATGACTGATGAACAACCCATCCGCGCCTTCATCGCCGTGGAGCTGCCAGAGGCGGTAAAACGGGAGATCGGGGCGCTGCAAAAGAAACTGGCGGTCGAACCGGCCGGCGGCATCAAGTGGGTGGCGCCGGGAAGCGTTCACCTGACGCTCAAATTCCTGGGCTGGGTGGTGCCGGAGCGCATCGATGAAGTGAAAAACACCATCGCCCGGGCGGTCGAGGGCATCGCCCCGTTCGAGCTGGGGATGGCGGGGGTGGGGGCTTTTCCCAACCTGAAGCGGCTGAACGTGGTCTGGTGTGGCCTCACCGGAGACTTGGAGAGCTTGGAACAAGTGCAAAAGGCGGTCGAAGAACAGGTTTCTCCGCTGGGCTTCCCGACCGAGAAACGCGCTTTCTCACCCCACCTGACCCTGGCGCGGTTGAGGGAAGATGTTAGTCCTGAGGCGCGCTCGGCGCTGGCCGAAAAGCTGGCGGCGATAAAATACGAACCCGGCCTGGCCATACCGGTGGCATCGGTCAGCCTGATGCAGAGCCGGTTGCTGCCAGACGGGGCGGTTTACACCCGGTTGGGGGAGTTCCCCTTAACGCGCGATACCGGTTAA